The following proteins come from a genomic window of Deltaproteobacteria bacterium:
- a CDS encoding ABC transporter ATP-binding protein: MTETGKAIEVRNLTKVYPSKDAPIVALEEASFEVYDQEFISLVGHSGCGKTTIMKIIAGLLDKTRGEVLVNGAPVTGPKSSTGIVFQTPVLFQWRTVIDNVLLPVEILGLSKEEYYPKALELLELTGLTEFKDKYPRELSGGMQQRASISRALVHDPSLLLLDEPFGALDAMTRGEMNMELQRIWSEKKKTSLLITHSIPEAVFLADRVMVMTPRPGRITDIIDIGLPRPRTPEMRLSAEFTECVREVGKTIGLQYL, translated from the coding sequence ATGACGGAAACCGGGAAAGCCATCGAGGTCAGGAACCTCACCAAGGTGTATCCTTCCAAGGATGCCCCCATCGTCGCGTTGGAGGAGGCCTCGTTCGAGGTCTACGACCAGGAGTTCATCTCCCTCGTGGGTCACAGCGGCTGCGGCAAGACCACCATCATGAAGATCATCGCGGGTCTGCTGGACAAGACCCGCGGCGAGGTGCTGGTGAACGGCGCTCCGGTGACCGGACCCAAGTCCAGCACCGGCATCGTCTTCCAGACCCCGGTGCTGTTCCAGTGGCGCACGGTCATCGACAACGTCCTGTTGCCGGTGGAGATTCTCGGCCTCTCCAAGGAGGAATACTATCCCAAGGCCCTGGAGTTGCTGGAGCTGACCGGGCTCACGGAGTTCAAGGACAAGTACCCGCGGGAGCTGTCCGGCGGCATGCAGCAGCGCGCGTCCATCAGCCGGGCGCTGGTGCACGACCCCTCGCTGCTGTTGCTGGACGAGCCCTTCGGCGCCCTGGACGCCATGACCCGGGGCGAGATGAACATGGAGCTCCAGCGCATCTGGAGCGAAAAGAAAAAGACCAGCCTGCTGATCACCCACAGCATCCCGGAAGCGGTCTTCCTGGCGGACCGGGTCATGGTGATGACGCCCCGGCCGGGCCGCATCACCGACATCATCGACATCGGACTGCCGCGGCCCCGGACCCCGGAGATGCGGCTGTCGGCGGAGTTCACCGAGTGCGTGCGAGAGGTGGGAAAGACCATCGGGCTGCAGTATCTGTAA
- a CDS encoding ABC transporter permease, translated as MVERFKELGTITFSLILFTLLWEVSVRLLSVSEFLLPAPSVVALTIHEKFLPLMQNCLVTFRETIYGFLMGLVLGVVSAIMIVYSRLLQNLLYPLILVAQIVPKVAIAPLLLIWVGYGEMSKVLIAFLVSWFPIIVTTVQGMRMVQPEMLDLVKSLQASDWQIFTKVRLPNALPQFFGGLKIAITLAVIGAIIGEFVGGNTGLGYLVMVANYEVNTPFMFAALVVLSALGLVLYGVLVLLEFWLIPWSIGEDEQEMTGFGM; from the coding sequence ATGGTCGAACGTTTCAAGGAACTCGGCACCATCACTTTCAGCCTCATCCTCTTCACGCTGCTTTGGGAGGTGTCGGTGAGGTTGTTGTCGGTCTCCGAGTTCCTGCTGCCGGCGCCGTCGGTGGTGGCCCTGACCATCCACGAAAAGTTCCTTCCTCTCATGCAGAACTGCCTCGTGACCTTCCGGGAAACCATCTACGGGTTCCTCATGGGGCTCGTGCTGGGGGTGGTCTCGGCCATCATGATCGTCTACTCCCGGTTGCTTCAGAATCTTCTCTACCCGCTGATCCTCGTGGCCCAGATCGTTCCCAAGGTGGCCATCGCGCCGCTGCTGCTGATCTGGGTGGGTTACGGCGAGATGTCCAAGGTGCTCATCGCATTCCTGGTCTCGTGGTTTCCCATCATCGTCACCACGGTCCAGGGCATGCGCATGGTGCAGCCCGAGATGCTGGACTTGGTCAAGTCGCTCCAGGCCTCGGACTGGCAGATTTTCACCAAGGTCCGCCTGCCGAACGCGTTGCCGCAGTTCTTCGGCGGCCTCAAGATCGCCATCACGCTGGCGGTCATCGGCGCAATCATCGGCGAGTTCGTGGGTGGCAACACCGGCCTCGGGTATCTGGTCATGGTCGCCAACTACGAGGTCAATACGCCGTTCATGTTCGCGGCCCTCGTCGTGCTGTCGGCCCTGGGCCTCGTCCTGTATGGCGTCTTGGTGCTGCTGGAGTTTTGGCTGATCCCGTGGAGCATCGGCGAGGACGAGCAGGAGATGACGGGCTTCGGCATGTAG
- a CDS encoding Uxx-star family glutaredoxin-like (seleno)protein, with protein MADKILIFGHDFUHYTSSARADYSDRNFTVEYVNVLEDEDGLQRMLALNDGNRDIPVIVEDGRVTVGFGGS; from the coding sequence ATGGCGGACAAGATACTGATCTTCGGACACGACTTCTGACACTACACGTCGAGTGCCCGTGCGGACTACTCGGACCGAAACTTCACCGTCGAATACGTCAACGTCCTGGAAGACGAGGACGGCCTTCAGCGCATGCTCGCCCTGAACGACGGCAACCGTGACATCCCGGTGATTGTGGAGGATGGCAGGGTCACCGTCGGGTTCGGCGGGAGCTGA